In one Corallococcus sp. EGB genomic region, the following are encoded:
- a CDS encoding glycoside hydrolase family 15 protein, protein MARPFRFTNPASYREISLAARGVIGDGSSCALVRPDGVIDWLCFPRFDSPSVFAGILDDANGGITGITPVVWPFESLQRYDPDTNVLETLFRFERKGAIRIIDYMPWTNDPRSSVHEVHRRIECLEGSVELNIVFDPRFDYGASRTRVEREEHGLVARGSGGERLVAVLSGEAEWRPCEALRGQPCRGDTGLQTRIRMGPGERRWMILSWDSDRPEPLAAYRPFDHLRDTRQAWREWAHQFHYEGPWRHHVLRSALALKLLMYGPTGAMVAAPTTSLPEWIGGPRNWDYRFSWVRDSAMAVRATNLLGFQGESREFFYFMRDTLQRGDTLQVMYTLDGAAVPPERELDHLFGFQGSRPVRLGNGARDQFQFDTAGALLDAAYLYERSGGRLPLRTWRLLRSVIQTTARRWSEPDHGIWEPRREMRHNVHSKLMGWLALRRGQHMARLFGETALAQSSADMADVVRADILRNGVDPARKHFVGVYGGNEPDAALLQLPIVGCFRGTDPFILRTLDWLRAELGAGPFLRRYRMDDGVAGPEGGFILCGFWLAEALALANRIQEAEDVFVAHAEASNHLGLLAEEIHPLTREQLGNFPQAFSHLGLISAAARIDRALRLRDEGQSEPPHLLEPEPPSIE, encoded by the coding sequence ATGGCCCGCCCCTTCCGGTTCACCAACCCGGCGTCCTACCGGGAGATCTCCCTGGCCGCCCGCGGGGTGATTGGCGATGGAAGCTCCTGCGCGCTCGTCCGGCCGGACGGCGTCATCGACTGGCTCTGCTTCCCCCGCTTCGACAGCCCGAGCGTCTTCGCGGGCATCCTCGATGACGCGAACGGGGGCATCACCGGCATCACTCCCGTCGTGTGGCCCTTCGAGAGCCTGCAGCGCTACGACCCGGACACCAACGTCCTGGAGACGCTGTTCCGCTTCGAGCGCAAGGGGGCCATCCGGATCATCGACTACATGCCCTGGACCAACGACCCGCGCTCCTCCGTCCACGAGGTGCACCGGCGCATCGAGTGCCTGGAGGGCTCGGTGGAGCTGAACATCGTCTTCGACCCGCGCTTCGATTACGGGGCGTCGCGGACGCGGGTGGAGCGGGAGGAGCACGGCCTTGTCGCCCGCGGGTCGGGAGGGGAGCGGCTGGTCGCCGTGCTCAGCGGGGAGGCGGAGTGGCGGCCCTGCGAGGCGCTGCGCGGCCAACCCTGCCGGGGAGACACGGGCCTCCAGACGCGCATCCGCATGGGGCCGGGCGAGCGGCGCTGGATGATCCTGTCGTGGGACTCCGACCGGCCGGAGCCACTCGCCGCGTACCGGCCCTTCGACCACCTGCGGGATACGCGCCAGGCCTGGCGCGAGTGGGCGCACCAGTTCCACTACGAAGGGCCGTGGCGGCACCACGTGCTGCGCTCCGCGCTGGCGTTGAAGCTGCTGATGTACGGCCCCACGGGCGCGATGGTGGCCGCGCCCACCACCTCGCTCCCCGAGTGGATTGGAGGGCCTCGCAACTGGGACTACCGCTTCAGCTGGGTCCGCGACTCCGCGATGGCGGTGCGCGCCACCAACCTCCTCGGCTTCCAGGGTGAGTCGCGCGAGTTCTTCTACTTCATGCGCGACACGTTGCAGCGTGGTGACACGCTTCAGGTGATGTACACGCTGGACGGTGCCGCCGTGCCACCGGAGCGGGAGCTGGACCACCTGTTCGGCTTCCAGGGCTCGCGGCCGGTGCGGCTGGGGAACGGTGCGAGGGACCAGTTCCAGTTCGACACCGCGGGCGCGCTGCTCGACGCGGCGTACCTCTATGAGCGCTCCGGCGGGCGGCTGCCGCTGCGTACCTGGAGGCTGCTCCGTTCGGTCATCCAGACCACCGCCCGCCGCTGGAGCGAGCCCGACCACGGCATCTGGGAGCCTCGCCGGGAGATGCGGCACAACGTCCACTCGAAGCTCATGGGGTGGCTGGCCTTGCGCCGGGGGCAGCACATGGCACGGCTCTTCGGGGAGACGGCGCTGGCGCAGTCCAGTGCCGACATGGCGGACGTCGTCCGGGCGGACATCCTGCGCAACGGCGTGGATCCGGCGCGCAAGCACTTCGTCGGAGTCTACGGAGGGAACGAGCCAGACGCCGCGCTGCTGCAGCTGCCCATCGTGGGCTGCTTCCGGGGGACGGATCCGTTCATCCTGAGGACGCTCGACTGGCTGCGCGCGGAGCTGGGCGCGGGCCCGTTCTTGCGCCGCTACCGGATGGATGACGGCGTGGCGGGTCCGGAGGGAGGCTTCATCCTCTGCGGCTTCTGGCTGGCGGAGGCGCTGGCGTTGGCCAATCGCATCCAGGAGGCCGAGGACGTCTTCGTCGCGCACGCGGAGGCGTCGAACCACCTGGGACTGCTGGCGGAGGAGATCCACCCGCTGACGCGTGAGCAGTTGGGAAACTTCCCACAGGCCTTCAGCCACCTCGGCCTCATCAGCGCCGCCGCGCGCATCGACCGCGCGCTCAGGCTCCGAGACGAAGGGCAGTCCGAGCCCCCTCACCTGCTGGAGCCCGAGCCGCCGTCCATTGAGTGA
- a CDS encoding serine hydrolase: MRNALRTWGLCVLLVSGCATTSAVRESPPVPDVAALDAEAARAMAATGTKGLAIAVIDNGRVVATRAYGVRNAKGEPLRTDTVMYGASITKAVFAYVVMQLADEKRIDLDTSISKYLDKPLPDYPDEDRYSTWSHLAGDERWRDITPRVLLTHSAGFANFGFLEPDERLRIHFAPGSRFAYSGDGIILMQFVLERGLGLDVGAEMQRRVFDRFGMRRTSMTWRPDFAQNLADGWKADGSVEPHDERSRVRAAGSMDTTLDDLSRFAAALVSGEGLSPEVFARMISPQLPITTRSQFPTLQDELPPESRRKDLAAGLGVVVFDGPQGRGFFKNGHNDSTGNTLVCLPRGRRCVLILGNDVRAEPAYPHLVRFVLGEAGVPWDWEYGDMKFWDGR, translated from the coding sequence TTGCGGAACGCTCTGCGGACCTGGGGCCTGTGTGTGTTGCTTGTCAGCGGCTGTGCCACGACGTCAGCGGTTCGTGAGTCACCGCCCGTTCCCGACGTGGCGGCGCTGGACGCGGAGGCGGCGCGCGCGATGGCGGCCACCGGCACGAAGGGGCTGGCCATCGCGGTCATCGACAACGGACGCGTGGTGGCCACCCGGGCCTATGGCGTACGCAACGCGAAGGGCGAACCGCTGCGCACGGACACGGTGATGTATGGCGCGTCCATCACCAAGGCGGTCTTCGCCTACGTCGTGATGCAGCTCGCGGACGAGAAGCGCATCGACCTCGATACGTCCATCTCGAAGTACCTGGACAAGCCGCTGCCGGACTACCCGGACGAGGACCGCTATTCGACCTGGTCCCACCTGGCCGGTGACGAACGCTGGCGGGACATCACTCCGCGCGTGCTGCTCACCCACAGCGCGGGCTTCGCCAACTTCGGCTTCCTCGAACCCGATGAGCGGCTGCGCATCCACTTCGCTCCGGGCAGCCGCTTCGCCTACTCCGGTGACGGCATCATCCTGATGCAGTTCGTGCTCGAACGCGGGCTCGGGCTGGACGTGGGCGCGGAGATGCAACGGCGCGTGTTCGACCGCTTCGGCATGCGCAGGACCAGCATGACGTGGCGGCCGGACTTCGCACAGAACCTGGCCGACGGATGGAAGGCCGATGGCAGCGTGGAACCGCACGATGAACGCAGCAGGGTGCGCGCGGCAGGGTCCATGGACACCACCCTCGACGACCTGTCGCGCTTCGCGGCCGCGCTGGTCAGCGGTGAAGGACTGTCGCCGGAAGTCTTCGCCCGGATGATCTCTCCTCAACTGCCCATCACCACCCGAAGCCAGTTCCCCACCCTCCAGGACGAACTGCCGCCGGAGTCACGGCGCAAGGACCTGGCGGCGGGCCTGGGCGTGGTGGTGTTCGACGGGCCGCAGGGACGCGGGTTCTTCAAGAATGGCCATAACGACAGCACCGGCAACACCCTCGTGTGCCTGCCGCGCGGACGCCGCTGTGTGCTCATCCTGGGCAACGACGTCCGCGCCGAGCCCGCCTACCCGCACCTGGTGCGCTTCGTCCTGGGCGAGGCAGGTGTGCCCTGGGATTGGGAGTACGGCGACATGAAGTTCTGGGACGGGCGCTGA
- a CDS encoding Spy/CpxP family protein refolding chaperone — protein MKKTLVIAGTAVVAVTLLTGFGFGRHHRGSPDPERINQMITWKLDDKLDDLNATEAQRSSIHAVKDRLLNEGQALMEGQKAARSEAVTQLASDTPDAAKLHALVDARVDAARAFAHKAVDAVLEVHRTLTPAQRQELVSDFRERSGEK, from the coding sequence ATGAAGAAGACGCTCGTCATCGCCGGTACCGCCGTCGTCGCCGTCACCTTGCTCACCGGTTTCGGCTTCGGCCGCCATCACCGCGGCTCGCCCGACCCGGAGCGCATCAACCAGATGATCACCTGGAAGCTGGACGACAAGCTCGATGACCTCAACGCCACCGAGGCCCAGCGCTCCTCCATCCACGCCGTGAAGGACCGCCTCCTCAACGAAGGCCAGGCGCTCATGGAGGGACAGAAGGCCGCCCGCTCCGAGGCCGTCACCCAGCTCGCGTCCGACACGCCCGACGCCGCGAAGCTCCACGCCCTGGTGGACGCGCGCGTCGACGCCGCCCGCGCCTTCGCCCACAAGGCCGTGGATGCCGTGCTCGAGGTCCATCGCACGCTCACCCCTGCCCAGCGGCAGGAGCTGGTCAGCGACTTCCGCGAACGCTCCGGCGAGAAGTAA